A region from the Leishmania panamensis strain MHOM/PA/94/PSC-1 chromosome 20 sequence genome encodes:
- the MMDH gene encoding mitochondrial malate dehydrogenase (TriTrypDB/GeneDB-style sysID: LpmP.20.0180) produces MRSSATLLSRVAVLGAAGGIGQPLSLLLKCSPLVTDLSLYDIRGGTGVAADLFHIPSPAEVTGFASDELEKAVKGADLVLVAAGIPRKPGMTRDDLFNTNAGIVRDLVTAVARAAPKAIIGVISNPVNSTVPVAAETLKKLGAYDPGRLFGVTTLDVVRARTFVAEALGRSPYDIDVPVVGGHSGETIVPLLSGFPSLSKEQVEQLTYRIQFGGDEVVKAKAGKGSATLSMAYAASDWSTSILKALRGDKGIAEYALVENDLQQPHCHFFGCAVELGTHGVERVLPIPALNAYEQQLLDACVPALSAELRKGVDFAEKTHLTPDC; encoded by the coding sequence ATGCGCTCCTCTGCGACTCTGCTGTCCCGCGTTGCCGTCTTgggtgcagctggcggcaTTGGGCAGCCCTTGTCGCTCCTCCTGAAGTGCAGCCCTCTAGTGACAGACCTTTCGCTCTACGACATTCGCGGCGGAACAGGCGTGGCTGCCGACCTCTTCCATATTCCGTCACCAGCAGAGGTCACTGGATTTGCCTCCGATGAACTGGAAAAGGCTGTGAAGGGGGCAGACTTGGTGCTTGTGGCGGCTGGCATCCCACGCAAACCTGGGATGACACGCGACGACCTCTTCAACACGAACGCTGGCATCGTGCGCGATCTCGTGACGGCGGTTGCCAGGGCCGCACCGAAGGCCATCATCGGTGTCATCAGCAACCCCGTCAACAGCACTGTGCCGGTGGCTGCGGAGACGCTGAAGAAGCTCGGCGCGTACGATCCTGGGCGCCTATTTGGCGTCACCACACTCGACGTTGTCCGTGCTCGTACCTTCGTTGCGGAGGCGCTCGGTAGAAGTCCGTACGACATCGACGTCCCTGTCGTTGGCGGTCACAGCGGTGAGACGattgtgccgctgctctcgggCTTCCCGTCACTGTCGAAGGAgcaggtggagcagctgacgTACCGCATCCAGTTTGGTGGGGATGAAGTGGTGAAGGCAAAGGCCGGAAAGGGCTCGGCGACGCTGTCCATGGCGTATGCGGCCTCGGATTGGTCCACCTCGATACTCAAGGCTCTCCGCGGTGACAAGGGCATTGCCGAGTATGCCTTGGTTGAAAACGACCTCCAGCAGCCACACTGTCACTTCTTTGGATGCGCAGTGGAGCTGGGCACGCATGGTGTGGAGCGTGTGCTGCCGATACCGGCGCTGAACGCGTACGAGCAGCAGTTGCTTGACGCGTGCGTTCCTGCACTCAGTGCTGAGCTTCGCAAAGGGGTCGACTTTGCTGAGAAGACGCACCTCACTCCAGATTGTTGA
- a CDS encoding hypothetical protein (TriTrypDB/GeneDB-style sysID: LpmP.20.0170), with amino-acid sequence MVKYVDAGADVAAGGNKKIRKGFKSDRLENYKRMLVKKNGKAVKDVPTRTVRPKTLTFDDSSRRDYLLTLHKKKNERRVQAFVDAKRKQRKDSAKTRREQREEARRAYNNYARVPILPDYTYRLPKLQDDRFADDDEAEDRGGESDSNTQGKEMREEDADMSWMSVDDPEAAADVANFSLATEASQRRRRAKRLATLPHSTHTMPGTMMNQEVSVAADTHCSVGPSSSGGVDSEYVTVEVKPLFSPSSGGATSTGKDGAASAKTLPSTNFDDLPFTVQQELRRLRQEVKGPARTKPRLRMMKELEKIRKIRKHSRKGHGKRKASGKRKNRKK; translated from the coding sequence ATGGTGAAGTATGTAGACGCCGGCgccgacgtcgccgccggtggcaaCAAGAAGATACGCAAAGGCTTCAAGTCGGACCGCTTAGAGAACTACAAACGCATGCTGGTCAAGAAGAACGGCAAGGCGGTCAAGGATGTCCCGACACGCACGGTGCGACCCAAGACGCTCACGTTCGACGACTCCTCGCGCCGGGACTACTTACTCACGCtgcacaagaagaagaacgaGCGACGGGTGCAGGCCTTTGTGGATGCGAAGCGCAAGCAGCGCAAGGACAGCGCCAAGACACGGCGAGagcagcgcgaggaggcgcgacGGGCGTACAACAACTACGCGCGTGTGCCGATTTTACCTGATTACACGTATCGCCTGCCCAAGCTCCAGGACGACCGGTttgccgacgacgacgaggccgaggatagaggaggggagagcgacTCCAACACCCAGGGCAAGGaaatgagagaggaggacgctGACATGTCATGGATGAGCGTCGACGATcctgaggcggcggccgacGTCGCCAACTTCTCGTTGGCGACCGAGGCATCACAGAGGCGTCGCCGCGCGAAACGACTGGCTACTCTTCCGCACAGCACGCACACGATGCCTGGCACCATGATGAACCAAGAGGTCAGTGTCGCTGCTGACACGCACTGCTCCGTCGGCCCGTCCTCCTCAGGCGGGGTGGACAGCGAGTACGTGACGGTTGAGGTGAAACCGCTCTTCAGCCCctccagcggtggcgcaacGAGCACCGGCaaagacggcgctgcgtctgcaAAGACGTTGCCCTCCACCAACTTCGATGACCTTCCTTTTActgtgcagcaggagcttCGCCGCCTGCGGCAAGAGGTGAAGGGCCCCGCGAGAACGAAGCCTCGGCTGCGCATGatgaaggagctggagaaaATCCGCAAGATCCGCAAGCACTCACGCAAGGGCCACGGCAAGCGTAAGGCCTCTGGCAAGCGCAAGAATCGAAAAAAGTAA